The following proteins are co-located in the Haloarcula marismortui ATCC 43049 genome:
- a CDS encoding substrate-binding domain-containing protein, producing MAHDSNGLSEFVSRRKFIATTGATSIAAIAGCSSGSSDSGSDGSSGGSEDTEAPATEMDATEMDATEEGGSSDTSALESGGSSTVYPIANTAASYWNANRPASDSEYWPHGEYDIDTDQNLADYWAGLYGFEAGGEDGPPFQFTVGLSHSGTGVEKVMNGQNDMGNSSGNVEDELPDRDSYDQFIDHVVGVDGQPLVVSQEIADAGVEQITGDQLKSLYKGELTNWSELGGPDREIQVLGRVKGSGTRTSFVSNVFGNPEEDTSVANRYGQNQRLAQAIAQADNAISYLALAFIDTDGLAPVGLEWEGTTYSYQDDENGLDSTAYPLSRDLHMYTWEGTSKKEAAVINMILSDFGQDTFVAPNNYFKLGARRREEERAKLPDQV from the coding sequence ATGGCGCACGACTCAAACGGGCTGTCAGAGTTTGTATCGCGGCGGAAATTCATCGCAACGACAGGTGCGACCAGTATCGCTGCGATCGCTGGCTGCTCCAGTGGGAGCAGTGACTCCGGGTCAGACGGAAGTTCCGGCGGCAGTGAGGACACCGAAGCGCCGGCGACAGAGATGGACGCAACCGAAATGGACGCGACCGAAGAGGGTGGCTCCAGCGACACCAGTGCACTCGAGTCCGGCGGCTCCTCGACGGTGTACCCCATCGCCAACACTGCGGCCTCGTACTGGAACGCCAACCGACCGGCAAGTGACAGCGAGTACTGGCCCCACGGCGAGTACGACATCGACACCGACCAGAATCTCGCTGACTACTGGGCGGGTCTCTACGGGTTCGAAGCCGGCGGCGAGGACGGCCCGCCGTTCCAGTTCACGGTCGGTCTTTCCCACTCCGGCACCGGTGTCGAGAAGGTCATGAACGGCCAGAACGACATGGGCAACTCCTCCGGGAACGTCGAGGACGAACTCCCGGACCGGGACTCTTACGACCAGTTCATCGACCACGTCGTCGGCGTGGACGGCCAGCCACTGGTCGTCTCCCAGGAGATCGCCGACGCCGGCGTCGAGCAGATCACCGGCGACCAGCTCAAAAGCCTCTACAAAGGTGAACTCACCAACTGGAGCGAACTCGGTGGTCCGGACCGCGAAATTCAGGTGCTGGGCCGCGTCAAGGGCTCCGGGACGCGAACCTCCTTCGTCTCCAACGTCTTTGGCAACCCCGAGGAAGACACCAGCGTCGCCAACCGTTATGGCCAGAACCAGCGCCTCGCACAGGCTATCGCACAGGCCGACAACGCTATCAGCTACCTCGCGCTGGCGTTTATCGACACGGACGGCCTGGCCCCCGTCGGGCTGGAGTGGGAAGGGACGACCTACAGCTATCAGGACGACGAGAACGGCCTCGACTCAACGGCATACCCCCTCTCGCGTGACCTTCACATGTACACGTGGGAAGGCACCTCGAAAAAAGAGGCCGCGGTCATCAACATGATCCTGTCTGACTTCGGTCAGGACACCTTCGTCGCGCCGAACAACTACTTCAAGCTCGGCGCACGCCGCCGCGAGGAAGAGCGCGCCAAGCTCCCCGACCAGGTGTAA
- a CDS encoding phosphate uptake regulator PhoU encodes METRKVQVTGGSTYTVSLPKEWATENDVSAGSVVEFHAERDLLLLAPQRDNGRVEGSLDVEGLENRHELTRAVMTMYVSGFDIIQLEATRITAEQRRIIRDATQGLVGLEMIEETTDRVVLQDLLDSSELSVHNAITRMRLVSLTMLSDAVEALIEDDDDLAADVMQRDDDVDRLWYMVSRVFRTVLRNPTAANEIGFPRETVFDFQSSARQLERIADHATKIASLSQEIGEITGETAELLDQLEAEAIAVPETAMDALLTEDSDEAVELANGARSQIPDVDETAREVDGQIREFDPQSAQVLGLIVDSLSRTADYGGNIAESALQKAAPRPQS; translated from the coding sequence ATGGAGACACGCAAGGTCCAGGTGACGGGCGGGTCGACATACACCGTCTCACTACCCAAAGAGTGGGCGACAGAAAACGACGTGAGCGCGGGCAGCGTCGTCGAATTCCACGCTGAGCGGGACCTGCTGCTGCTCGCTCCACAGCGGGACAACGGCCGCGTAGAAGGGAGTCTCGACGTGGAGGGACTCGAAAACAGGCACGAACTCACGCGAGCGGTGATGACGATGTACGTCAGTGGCTTCGACATCATCCAGCTCGAAGCGACTCGGATAACGGCCGAACAGCGACGCATCATCCGTGATGCGACACAGGGGCTGGTCGGTCTGGAGATGATTGAGGAAACGACCGACCGGGTCGTCCTGCAGGACCTGCTGGATTCCTCGGAGCTGTCTGTCCACAACGCGATCACGCGTATGCGGCTGGTCTCGTTGACAATGCTCTCCGACGCTGTCGAAGCGCTCATCGAGGACGACGACGACCTCGCGGCGGACGTGATGCAACGCGACGACGACGTGGACCGCCTCTGGTACATGGTTTCGCGCGTGTTCCGCACCGTCCTCCGAAACCCAACGGCAGCTAACGAGATCGGCTTCCCGCGCGAGACCGTCTTCGACTTCCAGTCCAGCGCCCGCCAGCTAGAGCGTATTGCCGACCACGCGACGAAGATCGCCAGCCTCTCCCAGGAAATCGGGGAGATCACCGGCGAAACAGCCGAGCTTCTCGATCAGCTGGAAGCCGAGGCCATTGCAGTCCCCGAGACTGCGATGGACGCCCTGTTGACCGAAGACTCCGACGAGGCCGTCGAACTGGCAAACGGAGCCCGTAGCCAGATCCCCGATGTCGACGAGACTGCCCGCGAAGTCGATGGCCAGATCCGCGAGTTCGACCCACAGAGCGCTCAGGTTCTGGGCCTAATCGTCGACTCCCTGTCCCGGACCGCCGACTACGGCGGCAACATTGCCGAAAGCGCCCTCCAGAAGGCCGCGCCTCGACCGCAGTCCTGA
- a CDS encoding DUF7260 family protein: MSTTETSQPRIEQALAVVQREIDCIEAELAALRRFRTQMVSIEPTAQSAGTVDTSGGGMSAFSARQPKPDTSLRAVREAYRETVMAVPHFEAEYDDSLEANMSMEFGPELGTQIATGTRLTAQLYEALLTASEGARDEREMLLPALERERESLQSVQATLDDCERRAAALGANARRTTDPARLDTIDDQLAEIEANCEAAAATRQQQLHSRSAAALSGVDGTSLVRYLYDGCPVTCPALVDTVTCLDTIRRHRRHCIVSTS; encoded by the coding sequence GTGTCTACCACCGAGACAAGCCAGCCGCGGATCGAGCAGGCGCTCGCTGTCGTTCAGCGAGAGATCGACTGTATCGAGGCTGAACTGGCGGCGCTCAGGCGTTTTCGGACCCAGATGGTATCTATTGAGCCGACGGCCCAATCCGCGGGTACCGTTGACACCTCCGGGGGTGGGATGTCGGCATTCAGTGCCCGGCAGCCGAAACCCGATACTAGCCTGCGTGCTGTCCGGGAAGCCTACCGCGAGACGGTCATGGCTGTACCACATTTCGAAGCCGAGTACGACGACTCGCTAGAAGCGAATATGTCGATGGAGTTCGGCCCGGAACTCGGCACGCAGATCGCCACGGGAACGCGCTTGACGGCGCAGTTGTACGAGGCACTGTTGACTGCAAGCGAGGGGGCGCGCGACGAACGTGAAATGTTGCTCCCGGCGCTCGAACGCGAACGGGAGTCATTACAGTCGGTGCAAGCGACGCTTGATGACTGCGAACGCCGTGCAGCTGCACTCGGTGCGAACGCACGCCGCACAACCGACCCGGCGCGGCTCGACACCATCGACGACCAGCTTGCTGAAATTGAAGCTAACTGTGAGGCGGCGGCAGCGACCCGCCAACAGCAACTCCACAGCCGGTCGGCCGCCGCTCTCTCCGGTGTTGACGGGACCAGTCTCGTTCGGTATCTCTACGACGGCTGTCCGGTGACGTGCCCGGCGCTTGTTGACACCGTCACGTGCCTCGATACGATCAGGCGGCATCGTCGTCACTGTATCGTTTCGACAAGCTAA
- a CDS encoding rhodanese-like domain-containing protein: MDGEIDADELRSKLDEETVRVVDIRSPGAFERGHIPESENVPFPSLVDEVERFEGDDEVVTVCPKGKSSVQAARLIASYEGFDGDVVSFAPGLNGWDGPLERAEDEETPADTAAADRDSDEGPAAPF; the protein is encoded by the coding sequence ATGGACGGCGAAATCGACGCCGACGAGCTACGGTCGAAACTCGACGAGGAGACGGTCCGGGTAGTCGATATCCGCTCACCCGGCGCGTTCGAGCGAGGCCACATCCCCGAGAGCGAGAACGTCCCGTTCCCGTCGCTCGTCGATGAAGTCGAACGGTTCGAAGGCGACGACGAGGTCGTGACAGTGTGTCCGAAAGGCAAATCCAGTGTGCAGGCCGCCCGGCTCATCGCGTCGTACGAAGGGTTTGATGGTGACGTTGTAAGCTTTGCACCGGGGCTGAACGGCTGGGACGGCCCGCTGGAGCGTGCCGAAGATGAGGAGACGCCGGCAGACACTGCAGCTGCTGACAGAGATTCCGACGAAGGCCCTGCTGCACCGTTTTAG
- a CDS encoding NUDIX hydrolase, translated as MTREPDHKWPIVESQREYETGWYTGGYDRVRQPDGSEKDYYWAELPDAAVVVATTGDELVMVDQYRPTIREQCLELPAGIVEDDESYTAAGARELREETGFEAAGVSLIEEFSCSTGVLRHRRGIVFAEGLEPVDRELDDNEFLSVTTVPIDEALAVARREPANDATIEGILLAQADGLL; from the coding sequence ATGACCCGCGAACCGGACCACAAGTGGCCAATCGTCGAGAGCCAACGCGAGTACGAGACCGGCTGGTACACCGGCGGTTACGACCGAGTTCGCCAGCCCGACGGCTCCGAGAAGGACTACTACTGGGCCGAACTCCCTGATGCGGCCGTCGTGGTCGCCACGACCGGCGACGAACTCGTCATGGTCGACCAGTATCGCCCGACCATTCGTGAGCAGTGCCTCGAACTCCCGGCCGGCATCGTCGAAGACGACGAATCCTACACGGCCGCCGGTGCGCGCGAACTCCGCGAGGAGACCGGCTTCGAGGCCGCCGGCGTTTCACTTATCGAAGAGTTCTCGTGTTCGACCGGCGTGCTCCGGCACCGCCGTGGCATCGTCTTCGCTGAGGGCCTCGAACCGGTCGACCGGGAACTTGACGACAACGAGTTCCTCTCGGTGACGACAGTTCCCATCGACGAGGCACTGGCGGTCGCCCGTCGCGAGCCAGCTAACGATGCGACCATCGAAGGCATCCTGCTGGCACAGGCTGATGGATTGCTGTAG
- a CDS encoding DUF5809 family protein: protein MDTEGQFAPVSAAEARERYDAFGPTAQVVVKEVAKAMGLDPETYEERVTSEVVETARDVLFAESLAVQVGSMAEFEEWREDTDCEVTLVGAENVDNVVWHAAPFAEQAVAATFQDERRAAVGTLRRQAFGRIYREVI from the coding sequence ATGGACACTGAGGGGCAGTTCGCGCCGGTATCGGCAGCCGAGGCCCGCGAGCGCTACGACGCGTTCGGGCCGACGGCACAGGTCGTCGTCAAGGAAGTCGCGAAGGCGATGGGTCTCGACCCGGAGACCTACGAGGAGCGAGTCACCAGCGAGGTCGTCGAAACCGCTCGCGACGTGCTGTTCGCAGAATCGCTCGCGGTTCAGGTCGGCTCGATGGCGGAGTTCGAAGAGTGGCGCGAAGACACCGACTGTGAGGTGACGCTAGTCGGCGCGGAGAACGTCGACAACGTTGTCTGGCACGCCGCGCCCTTCGCGGAGCAGGCCGTCGCGGCGACGTTTCAGGACGAACGTCGCGCTGCTGTCGGGACGCTCCGTCGCCAGGCCTTCGGCCGCATCTACCGCGAGGTCATCTGA
- a CDS encoding DUF5810 domain-containing protein, whose amino-acid sequence MGYACPVCDDPQADDVHLANHLAFTAMTGGDDHEAWLDDRVPDWGQLGEDELSTEVVEYAEETEFPQVFEDTVDRSDGHSHDHAHGHGHGDLPQGADRHRGSNALSDHDSEVLAEARDLTREMLRDSDDENDADATDSDTSASDAGDEAGATGDETE is encoded by the coding sequence ATGGGATACGCCTGTCCAGTGTGTGACGACCCGCAAGCCGATGACGTGCATCTGGCGAACCACCTCGCGTTTACCGCGATGACCGGCGGCGATGATCATGAAGCGTGGCTTGACGACCGCGTCCCCGACTGGGGCCAACTCGGCGAGGACGAACTGTCCACCGAAGTCGTCGAATACGCTGAGGAGACGGAGTTCCCACAGGTGTTCGAGGATACCGTCGACCGCAGCGATGGGCATAGCCACGACCACGCGCACGGACACGGCCACGGCGACCTCCCGCAGGGCGCGGACCGCCACCGGGGATCGAACGCGCTCAGCGACCACGACAGCGAGGTGCTGGCCGAGGCCCGGGACCTGACGCGGGAGATGCTACGCGATAGCGACGACGAGAACGATGCGGACGCCACTGATAGTGACACGTCGGCATCCGACGCTGGCGACGAGGCTGGCGCGACCGGAGACGAAACCGAATAG